Proteins from a genomic interval of Rhodothermus marinus:
- a CDS encoding DNA double-strand break repair nuclease NurA, translating into MLDFVRLQQQLRGFAAYQQQQRDLLQEKLQAALDAWRQVGDVEALLEEVDRVRPSWLVARPLGERLQEQVRVPSRPAQVTVVAADGSQIFPDRHVEPPCFLLNVGRVAFQLGTHEPVRLESIPRFCFRQEEVHELLDDRLESVSVEIVSALRDEFELEALLELAREARRDERPLVALLDGTLIRWMIRRLHQRELEEQFIRHYVALLEQFRRERIPVASYISMPGGAEVVNLLRVARGECTPDPPSLSLDGLADRLLFSRLLRPGERSGLFLSGSHIQRAYAEPHRIVCTYLAVPGPYGQAEIARVEFPHWVAEENGWVDLVCAVLLKECEKGSGYPMVLAEAHEQAVIRAPEREAFYELIGRQLWRSGLPVGQSRKQTSKRRPVL; encoded by the coding sequence ATGCTCGATTTTGTTCGTCTCCAGCAGCAGTTGCGCGGCTTTGCCGCCTACCAGCAGCAGCAGCGCGATCTGCTTCAGGAAAAACTGCAGGCGGCGCTGGACGCCTGGCGGCAGGTCGGCGACGTAGAAGCGCTGCTGGAGGAAGTGGATCGGGTCCGGCCGAGCTGGCTGGTGGCCCGTCCGCTGGGCGAGCGCCTGCAGGAGCAGGTGCGCGTACCGTCGCGGCCGGCGCAGGTGACCGTGGTGGCCGCCGACGGCTCCCAGATCTTTCCGGACCGTCACGTGGAGCCTCCGTGTTTTCTGCTGAACGTGGGGCGGGTGGCCTTTCAACTGGGCACGCACGAGCCGGTTCGGCTCGAGTCGATTCCGCGTTTCTGCTTCCGCCAGGAAGAGGTGCACGAGCTGCTGGACGATCGGCTGGAGTCGGTCTCCGTCGAGATCGTCTCGGCGTTGCGCGACGAATTCGAGCTGGAGGCGCTGCTGGAGCTGGCGCGGGAGGCACGTCGGGATGAGCGCCCGCTGGTGGCGTTGCTCGACGGTACGCTCATCCGCTGGATGATCCGCCGCCTGCACCAGCGTGAGCTGGAAGAGCAGTTCATCCGGCATTATGTGGCGCTGCTGGAGCAGTTTCGTCGGGAGCGGATCCCGGTCGCCTCGTACATCAGCATGCCCGGCGGAGCGGAGGTGGTGAACCTGTTGCGCGTGGCGCGCGGCGAGTGCACGCCCGATCCGCCGTCGCTTTCGCTGGACGGACTGGCCGATCGGCTGCTGTTTTCGCGTCTGCTGCGGCCCGGCGAGCGCTCGGGGCTTTTCCTTTCGGGCTCGCACATCCAGCGGGCCTACGCCGAGCCGCATCGGATCGTCTGCACCTATCTGGCCGTGCCCGGTCCGTATGGCCAGGCCGAAATCGCCCGGGTCGAGTTTCCCCACTGGGTAGCCGAGGAGAACGGGTGGGTGGACCTGGTCTGCGCCGTGCTCCTGAAAGAATGCGAGAAAGGCAGCGGCTATCCCATGGTGCTGGCCGAGGCGCACGAGCAGGCGGTGATCCGGGCGCCCGAGCGCGAGGCGTTTTACGAACTCATCGGCCGCCAGCTCTGGCGGAGTGGCCTGCCGGTGGGGCAGTCGCGCAAGCAGACCAGCAAGCGCCGGCCTGTACTCTGA
- the hemW gene encoding radical SAM family heme chaperone HemW, with product MAGIYLHIPFCKQRCIYCDFYFVTGQRLHPTFVQALCTEIEYYGQLYGRLEPIETIYFGGGTPSRLSLEEVARVLNELYRHFDLSALQEVTFEVNPEDASRDYLSGLHSLGINRLSIGVQSFYEADLRFMNRAHTAEQAEAAIENARRAGFENFNVDLIFGLPDQPLEYWMANLQKVADRDIPHVSTYSLTIEPRTVLYKQVERGLVQPADEETYRACYDFAMEYLEARGYEHYEISNFARPGYQSRHNHTYWRHGNYLGFGPSAHSFWWGQLPEPGAYRWANVRNIRRYEALLAQHHLPLEFREGLSYDQLAEEYLYLRLRTAEGLDLDHYAERYGVDLLCERLDELAELEAEGLIEPIRNGKLRLSRKGRHVCDAIVARLL from the coding sequence ATGGCCGGCATCTACCTTCACATTCCTTTTTGCAAGCAGCGCTGCATTTACTGTGATTTTTACTTCGTCACGGGCCAGCGGCTGCACCCCACCTTCGTGCAGGCGCTCTGCACCGAGATCGAGTACTACGGCCAGCTCTACGGCCGCCTGGAGCCGATCGAGACGATCTACTTCGGCGGCGGTACCCCTTCGCGCCTTTCGCTCGAAGAAGTCGCCCGCGTGCTGAACGAGCTCTACCGGCATTTCGACCTGTCGGCGCTGCAGGAGGTGACGTTCGAGGTCAATCCGGAAGACGCCTCGCGCGACTACCTGAGCGGGCTGCACAGCCTGGGCATCAACCGGCTCTCGATCGGGGTGCAGTCGTTCTACGAGGCCGATCTGCGCTTCATGAACCGGGCGCACACGGCCGAGCAGGCCGAGGCGGCCATCGAAAACGCCCGCCGCGCCGGCTTTGAAAACTTCAACGTCGATCTGATTTTCGGACTGCCCGACCAGCCGCTCGAATACTGGATGGCCAACCTGCAGAAGGTGGCCGATCGCGACATTCCACACGTTTCGACCTACAGCCTGACGATCGAACCGCGTACCGTGCTCTACAAACAGGTCGAACGTGGTCTGGTGCAGCCGGCCGACGAGGAGACCTACCGGGCCTGCTACGACTTTGCGATGGAGTATCTGGAGGCGCGGGGCTACGAGCACTACGAGATCTCGAACTTCGCGCGGCCGGGTTATCAGTCGCGCCACAACCACACGTACTGGCGGCACGGCAACTACCTGGGCTTCGGACCCTCGGCGCACTCGTTCTGGTGGGGCCAGCTACCCGAGCCGGGCGCCTACCGGTGGGCCAACGTGCGCAACATCCGCCGCTACGAAGCGCTGCTGGCCCAGCACCACCTGCCGCTGGAGTTTCGCGAAGGACTCTCCTACGACCAGCTCGCCGAAGAATATCTGTACCTGCGGCTTCGCACGGCCGAGGGGCTGGACCTGGATCACTACGCCGAACGCTACGGGGTGGACCTGCTCTGCGAACGGCTGGACGAGCTGGCCGAACTGGAAGCCGAGGGGCTGATCGAACCCATCCGCAACGGAAAGCTCCGCCTGAGCCGCAAAGGCCGACACGTCTGCGACGCCATCGTCGCCCGTCTGCTCTGA
- a CDS encoding HAS-barrel domain-containing protein — protein MPIGEVIESSTRQFVAEVYRDQPPPAFGSWVRVVQPDGRTIYGLVSHVEMGSVEPGRRPMALGRSPDELRREMPQVLELIRTTFRAQVLAYEDPDGRIHQTLPPYPAGIHAFVEACPLEIVRRLGRPYDFLRTLVQNPDPAVPVDDLLVAVLRQIHDGHSDPEREQALIEAGRVLSRLLRDDHERLQAILRRVV, from the coding sequence ATGCCCATAGGAGAAGTCATCGAGTCGAGCACGCGTCAGTTCGTGGCCGAGGTGTACCGGGATCAGCCGCCGCCGGCTTTTGGAAGCTGGGTGCGGGTGGTGCAGCCGGACGGCCGCACGATCTACGGGCTGGTCAGTCACGTCGAGATGGGTAGCGTGGAGCCCGGCCGTCGGCCGATGGCGCTGGGCCGCTCGCCCGACGAGCTGCGCCGCGAAATGCCTCAGGTGCTGGAGCTGATCCGAACGACGTTTCGGGCGCAGGTGCTGGCCTACGAGGATCCTGATGGGCGCATTCATCAGACGCTACCGCCCTATCCGGCCGGCATTCATGCCTTCGTCGAGGCGTGCCCGCTCGAGATCGTTCGGCGGCTGGGGCGACCTTACGACTTTCTGCGCACGCTCGTGCAGAATCCCGATCCGGCCGTGCCCGTGGACGATCTGCTGGTGGCCGTGCTCCGGCAGATCCACGACGGCCACAGCGACCCCGAGCGCGAGCAGGCGCTGATCGAAGCCGGCCGCGTGTTGAGCCGTCTGCTGCGCGACGACCACGAGCGGCTGCAGGCCATCCTGCGCCGCGTGGTGTGA